A window of Chitinophaga sp. MM2321 contains these coding sequences:
- a CDS encoding phage baseplate assembly protein V, translating to MPLNTHTTISIAGKEFRHFQTLTIQQSMNGHHSFELLISYDWLHHGGKGLFTGSRELLGQEISIHIIPVEAATAPGELRFNGLITAVHAGKESDGTQGFCLVKGESLTILLDNNPHIQVFEAQTLGTIVNGHMKNCGPLAGNALIAPVNTATHPYLVQYRESNFVFLQRLAARFGEWFFYDGQRIIFGAYTPANIKLLHPVSLVDFNLQWQVKSGNTTVNHYDYRQDSCVTTTTMTSTGNMNPDTAHALKTGNRLYHRSSCNKSGESFHGPANAQVAAWAQLQRKRHIAGLVQLKGHSKHPGIRIGDTVCTGESLLSREQHGEFTITQLTHHCSGNGMYYNSFTGIPADNNVCDVRTNTVPPCESQSAVVTENHDPEGLGRLRVRFRWQQQGSTPWIRFICPHGGGGKGFHFMPETGEEVWVGFEGGNPELPFVMGAAYNGKAHTPFGDAGNNLKVIKTRSGHTIMLDDSTGEEQIIISDRNGNAISMDTQARNITITAPEELLLKARNIRIQATENIEMHAGENISQGAGEDMNAYAGTHATLMATHIMQQARENFTRTSKTLKEVAECIDINSIKENMVLASSKTVDIKSVEKIKLF from the coding sequence ATGCCATTGAATACCCATACTACCATATCTATCGCGGGGAAGGAATTCCGGCACTTCCAGACACTGACCATCCAACAAAGTATGAATGGTCACCACAGCTTTGAACTGCTGATCAGTTATGACTGGCTACATCACGGCGGGAAAGGGCTTTTTACCGGCAGCCGGGAGCTGCTTGGCCAGGAAATCAGCATCCACATTATTCCCGTTGAAGCTGCCACGGCGCCGGGAGAGCTCCGCTTCAACGGATTGATAACAGCCGTACACGCAGGTAAAGAAAGCGACGGTACCCAGGGATTTTGCCTGGTAAAGGGTGAAAGCCTTACCATCCTGCTGGATAATAATCCACATATACAGGTGTTTGAAGCGCAAACACTGGGCACTATCGTAAACGGCCATATGAAAAATTGTGGTCCCCTCGCCGGCAATGCACTGATAGCCCCGGTGAACACCGCTACCCATCCCTATCTTGTGCAATACAGGGAAAGTAACTTCGTTTTTCTGCAAAGACTGGCAGCACGTTTCGGCGAATGGTTCTTTTATGACGGGCAGCGAATCATTTTCGGCGCTTATACCCCTGCCAATATAAAGCTGTTACACCCGGTGAGCCTTGTAGACTTTAACCTCCAATGGCAGGTGAAATCCGGTAACACGACTGTGAACCACTACGACTACCGGCAAGACAGTTGTGTAACAACAACTACCATGACATCTACGGGCAATATGAATCCTGATACCGCGCATGCATTGAAGACGGGCAACAGACTTTATCATCGATCATCCTGCAATAAATCCGGCGAATCCTTTCACGGGCCGGCAAATGCGCAGGTAGCAGCATGGGCGCAGTTACAGCGCAAACGCCATATTGCGGGACTTGTACAACTAAAAGGGCATAGCAAACATCCGGGTATTCGTATAGGCGATACCGTTTGTACCGGTGAATCACTCCTTTCACGGGAGCAGCACGGAGAATTTACCATCACGCAGCTGACGCATCACTGTAGCGGCAACGGCATGTACTACAACAGCTTCACCGGTATTCCTGCGGACAATAACGTATGTGATGTGCGCACAAACACCGTCCCTCCCTGTGAGTCGCAGAGCGCCGTGGTAACAGAAAATCATGACCCCGAAGGACTTGGCCGGCTACGTGTAAGGTTCAGGTGGCAGCAGCAGGGCAGCACACCCTGGATCCGGTTTATATGCCCGCATGGTGGCGGTGGCAAAGGGTTTCACTTTATGCCCGAAACAGGGGAAGAAGTTTGGGTGGGTTTTGAAGGAGGAAATCCTGAGCTGCCTTTTGTAATGGGCGCAGCATATAACGGTAAGGCACATACGCCATTTGGCGATGCCGGCAATAACCTGAAGGTAATCAAAACCCGCAGCGGGCATACCATTATGCTGGATGACAGTACCGGCGAAGAACAGATCATTATCAGCGACAGAAACGGTAACGCCATTAGTATGGATACCCAGGCACGGAATATCACCATTACCGCACCCGAAGAACTACTGCTGAAAGCACGGAATATCCGCATACAGGCAACAGAAAATATAGAGATGCATGCCGGCGAAAATATTTCGCAAGGCGCCGGAGAAGATATGAACGCCTATGCCGGCACCCATGCCACACTGATGGCAACACATATTATGCAGCAAGCGCGCGAAAATTTCACCCGTACCTCCAAAACGCTGAAAGAAGTGGCTGAATGCATAGACATCAACAGTATAAAGGAAAATATGGTGCTGGCATCTTCCAAAACAGTAGATATAAAAAGTGTAGAAAAAATAAAATTATTCTGA
- a CDS encoding DUF5991 domain-containing protein: MKNNKIRKMYKSLPIGLYLSVLFTGCINNNTKMEQPTDSIQQLALPNNNNAEKIPSIWNGEYYFSMKTEERMNNLNVGIVYTLLVENDSCTYSANGIQYAFTDRCSLTEINDTLVGNYSYSIDRDVDYHADIKPLFKIFKKGEQYFIRSAVLFSPLDTQTIQLKYNREYH, encoded by the coding sequence ATGAAAAACAACAAAATCAGAAAAATGTATAAATCTCTCCCGATTGGGTTATATCTATCTGTATTATTTACAGGTTGCATTAATAATAACACAAAAATGGAGCAGCCTACGGATAGCATTCAGCAACTTGCATTACCCAATAACAACAATGCTGAAAAGATACCATCCATATGGAATGGCGAGTATTATTTCAGTATGAAGACTGAAGAAAGAATGAACAATCTCAACGTTGGCATAGTCTACACCCTTTTAGTTGAGAACGATAGTTGCACCTATTCTGCAAACGGCATACAATATGCATTTACAGACCGGTGCAGTTTAACAGAGATAAATGATACCCTCGTTGGTAATTATAGTTATTCAATAGATCGTGATGTGGATTATCATGCTGATATAAAACCATTGTTCAAAATCTTCAAAAAAGGGGAACAGTATTTTATCAGATCAGCGGTACTCTTCTCCCCCCTCGATACACAAACCATACAATTAAAGTACAATAGAGAATACCATTAA
- a CDS encoding TonB-dependent receptor domain-containing protein, translating into MHYLRVLILGVLSVMLMALPSAYAGVNPEDGVYSNALSGKVVDKSSHTALPGATIYLPDLRVGAAADAQGNYTIKNLPKGKYLVEVHYIGYSQHTEIITISGVTSKNFELSETLIEKNEVVITGANLATSVKKTPTPISIIRRDYLDDNISTNIIDAIAKVPGVSQLSTGPAVSKPFIRGLGYNRVVVVGDGIRQEGQQWGDEHGIEIDDYNVSKIEVLKGPGSLTYGSDALAGVINIVPPAPLPIGHIKGNVEANYQTNNGLMAYHADIAGNNNGFSWGAYVTQKQAHDYKNKYDDYVFNSRFNNTNYGANIGINKQWGNSRLSFTSFNQHLGLVEGERDSTGRFLKLINDNGTEGEATATGSDNKSYSIMVPKQQINHQKVVWDNNLYLNNGGRLGLTLGYQLNQRREYGDVLNPNEPELYLKLQTFNYGLKYYLPEMSGWQTTVGVNGMQQKNENKGEEYLVPAYDLFDFGAFAVTSKTFNKLTLSGGLRFDNRSLHSKALLLDEEGKPASTGDAKFAGFNRNFSNISGSVGLSYEASDRVVLKLNAARGFRAPNIAELSANGVHEGTIKYEYGNQDLKPEVSTQVDGGIDFNTEHISLSASLFYNHINNFIFSRKLFNAAGADSIPATDNDAGYAAFKYQQTDANLYGGEFTLDIHPHPIDWLHFENTVSYVKGTASHATDSTKYLPNIPANRWLSELKGRFKKVGGPLKNAYVGVQMDMNFAKNDVFSAYETETPTGSYTLFNAGFGSDFVNKKSKVLFSLHFAVNNFTDVAYQNNLSRLKYAPVNEVTGRAGVYNVGRNFSVKLAIPIDFK; encoded by the coding sequence ATGCATTATTTGCGTGTACTGATACTTGGTGTATTAAGTGTAATGTTGATGGCCCTTCCGTCGGCCTACGCCGGCGTAAACCCTGAAGACGGGGTGTACTCAAACGCTTTGAGCGGAAAAGTGGTAGACAAATCATCCCATACTGCATTACCCGGCGCTACCATATATCTCCCGGATCTCCGCGTAGGTGCCGCAGCAGATGCACAGGGAAATTATACTATCAAAAATCTTCCTAAAGGAAAATACCTGGTGGAAGTACATTATATCGGCTATAGCCAACATACGGAAATCATCACTATCAGCGGAGTTACCAGCAAGAATTTTGAGTTATCTGAAACATTGATAGAAAAAAATGAAGTGGTGATCACCGGCGCCAACCTGGCTACTTCTGTGAAGAAAACACCAACGCCTATCAGCATCATCCGCCGCGACTACCTGGACGATAACATCTCTACTAATATCATTGATGCGATTGCTAAAGTGCCGGGTGTAAGCCAGTTGTCTACCGGCCCTGCTGTATCCAAACCTTTTATCCGCGGACTGGGCTATAACCGCGTAGTAGTAGTGGGAGATGGCATACGCCAGGAAGGCCAGCAATGGGGTGATGAACATGGGATTGAGATAGACGATTATAATGTTAGCAAGATAGAAGTCCTGAAAGGACCGGGCTCCCTCACCTACGGCTCGGATGCACTGGCAGGGGTGATCAACATCGTTCCCCCGGCACCGTTACCCATAGGACATATTAAAGGGAATGTGGAAGCCAACTATCAGACCAACAACGGCCTGATGGCGTATCATGCCGATATCGCGGGGAATAACAACGGCTTCAGCTGGGGCGCTTATGTAACACAGAAACAGGCACACGATTATAAGAATAAGTATGATGATTATGTGTTTAACTCCCGTTTCAATAACACCAACTACGGCGCCAACATCGGTATTAATAAACAATGGGGTAACTCCCGCCTGAGCTTTACCTCTTTCAATCAGCACCTGGGCCTGGTAGAAGGAGAACGCGACAGCACCGGCAGGTTCCTGAAACTGATCAACGATAACGGTACGGAAGGTGAAGCAACAGCCACCGGCAGCGATAATAAATCGTATAGCATAATGGTACCCAAGCAACAGATCAACCACCAGAAAGTGGTATGGGATAACAACCTGTATCTCAATAACGGCGGCCGCTTAGGTCTGACACTGGGCTACCAGCTGAACCAGCGCCGTGAATATGGAGATGTTTTAAATCCCAATGAACCGGAGCTGTACCTCAAATTGCAGACTTTCAACTACGGCCTGAAATACTACCTGCCGGAAATGAGCGGCTGGCAAACAACCGTAGGCGTAAATGGTATGCAGCAGAAAAATGAAAACAAAGGCGAAGAATACCTGGTGCCTGCATATGATCTTTTCGACTTCGGCGCATTTGCAGTAACCAGCAAAACTTTCAATAAACTGACACTTAGCGGTGGTCTGCGTTTTGACAATCGCTCCCTTCATTCCAAAGCATTGCTCCTGGATGAGGAAGGAAAGCCTGCTTCTACCGGCGATGCAAAATTTGCTGGCTTTAACAGGAACTTCTCTAATATATCCGGTAGTGTAGGTCTTAGCTATGAAGCCAGTGATCGTGTTGTACTGAAACTCAATGCTGCCCGCGGTTTCCGCGCTCCGAACATTGCCGAGCTATCTGCGAACGGCGTACATGAAGGCACGATCAAATATGAATACGGTAACCAGGACCTGAAACCGGAAGTGAGCACACAGGTAGATGGCGGGATCGATTTCAATACCGAGCACATCTCACTTTCTGCCAGCCTGTTCTACAATCATATCAACAACTTCATCTTTTCGCGCAAGCTGTTTAATGCTGCCGGCGCAGATTCTATTCCTGCTACTGACAATGATGCAGGCTATGCGGCTTTCAAATATCAGCAAACAGACGCTAACCTTTACGGCGGCGAATTTACCCTGGATATACACCCGCATCCTATTGACTGGCTTCACTTTGAGAACACGGTTTCTTATGTAAAAGGAACTGCCAGTCATGCTACGGATTCTACAAAATATCTTCCGAACATTCCTGCTAACAGATGGTTATCGGAATTGAAAGGTCGATTCAAAAAAGTAGGTGGCCCTCTGAAAAATGCCTATGTAGGCGTACAGATGGATATGAACTTCGCAAAAAATGATGTGTTCTCCGCCTATGAAACAGAAACCCCTACCGGTAGCTATACATTATTCAATGCAGGTTTCGGGTCGGATTTTGTAAATAAGAAAAGTAAAGTATTATTCTCACTACATTTTGCCGTAAACAACTTCACAGATGTGGCTTATCAGAATAACCTGAGCCGGCTGAAATATGCACCTGTTAACGAGGTGACCGGTCGCGCAGGTGTATATAATGTAGGGCGTAATTTTAGTGTTAAACTGGCCATTCCTATTGATTTTAAATAG
- a CDS encoding DUF1501 domain-containing protein, whose amino-acid sequence MKRRDFLKYTAPAAILPTIINGFSIKAFGTSPMLAALGGAAADNDHVLVMIQLTGGNDGLNMVIPLDVYGKYQAARTNIAIEEGKVLRLDNYLKSGIHPAMKGIQQLYNEGKVSIIQSVGYPSPNFSHFRATDIWLTGSDSNEVLTSGWGGRYLDEEYPGPQDQYPNAENPDPLAIQIGSIVSPAFQGKDASRGMAITSATDFYNLIDGVIDPVPNTKAGKELEYIRLIAKQTNSYEKSIKAAAAKVMAQGPYPANNGLADQLKIVARLVAGGLKTRLYMVSTGGFDTHANQTDAGDTTQGGHAKLLGGVSDAIKAFMDDLKGLHASRRVVGMTFSEFGRRIKSNYSMGTDHGAAAPMIVFGDYVMQGVLGNSPTLPDTTSVIDNIPMQYDFRSVYASILEQWFCVDQTELNKILQKDYQRLPLISGVACGVITGLPDLNTDDKHLITNSPNPFSNATSITYITGNGNTMIQIFDTTGRLVSVPVNKVHTAGSYTFTFDAEYLPTGIYYARFQNGAVQQVRPMLKVK is encoded by the coding sequence ATGAAAAGAAGAGATTTCCTGAAATATACCGCCCCAGCTGCCATTCTGCCAACCATCATTAATGGTTTTTCTATCAAGGCTTTCGGTACCTCGCCTATGCTCGCTGCATTGGGCGGCGCCGCAGCAGATAATGATCACGTGTTGGTAATGATCCAGCTGACAGGTGGTAACGATGGTCTGAATATGGTGATCCCACTGGATGTATACGGCAAATACCAGGCTGCCCGTACCAATATTGCCATCGAAGAAGGAAAGGTACTGCGACTGGATAACTACCTCAAATCCGGTATACATCCGGCTATGAAAGGTATTCAGCAATTATACAACGAAGGAAAAGTAAGCATTATACAAAGTGTTGGGTATCCATCTCCCAACTTCTCTCACTTCCGTGCTACTGACATATGGCTCACCGGGTCAGACTCCAACGAAGTGCTGACCAGCGGCTGGGGTGGACGTTACCTGGATGAAGAATATCCCGGACCACAGGATCAGTATCCCAATGCGGAAAATCCTGATCCGCTGGCCATACAGATAGGATCTATCGTATCGCCGGCATTCCAGGGAAAGGATGCCAGCAGAGGGATGGCGATTACCAGCGCCACCGATTTTTATAACCTGATAGACGGGGTAATAGACCCGGTACCCAACACCAAAGCAGGAAAGGAACTGGAATATATCCGGCTGATAGCCAAACAAACCAACAGCTACGAGAAATCCATTAAAGCTGCTGCCGCAAAAGTAATGGCGCAGGGTCCTTACCCGGCCAATAATGGCCTCGCGGATCAGCTGAAAATCGTAGCACGCCTCGTGGCCGGCGGATTAAAAACACGGCTCTACATGGTGAGTACCGGCGGTTTTGATACACATGCCAATCAAACCGATGCCGGCGATACCACGCAGGGCGGGCACGCTAAATTGCTGGGAGGTGTTTCTGATGCCATCAAAGCCTTCATGGACGACCTCAAAGGGTTGCATGCATCCCGCAGGGTAGTAGGCATGACTTTCTCTGAATTTGGACGCCGTATCAAGTCAAATTACAGTATGGGTACCGATCATGGTGCTGCCGCGCCTATGATCGTTTTCGGCGATTATGTGATGCAGGGTGTATTGGGCAACTCGCCTACCTTACCCGATACCACTTCTGTGATAGATAATATACCCATGCAATACGATTTCCGTTCTGTATATGCCTCCATCCTGGAGCAATGGTTCTGTGTGGATCAGACGGAGCTCAATAAAATACTGCAAAAAGATTATCAACGGTTGCCACTCATCAGCGGGGTAGCCTGCGGTGTGATCACCGGCCTGCCGGATCTGAATACAGACGATAAACATCTCATCACCAACAGTCCCAATCCTTTCTCTAACGCTACCAGTATTACCTATATTACCGGTAACGGTAACACGATGATACAGATCTTCGATACCACAGGACGCCTGGTAAGTGTGCCGGTAAATAAAGTGCATACCGCCGGCAGCTACACTTTCACCTTCGATGCGGAATATTTACCCACCGGTATCTATTACGCCCGTTTTCAGAATGGTGCCGTACAACAGGTAAGACCTATGCTGAAAGTCAAATAA
- the tssD gene encoding type VI secretion system tube protein TssD gives MSFKATISINGEEMNVLECQFVFTQTTDHNGKPATRPQGGIVAVVVESGGDTHLFDWMISNTQTKSGCITFLRRDALSRLKELHFKDAYCIEYAEHFKASGEQPMQIRIKLSARELVLNQSAYQNPWPL, from the coding sequence ATGTCATTTAAAGCAACTATCAGTATTAACGGGGAAGAAATGAACGTATTGGAATGTCAATTCGTTTTCACCCAAACGACAGACCATAACGGAAAGCCCGCCACCCGGCCCCAGGGAGGTATTGTAGCCGTTGTTGTGGAATCAGGCGGAGATACGCATCTTTTCGATTGGATGATTTCCAATACGCAAACAAAAAGCGGCTGTATCACCTTTCTACGGCGGGACGCGCTTTCGCGGTTGAAAGAGCTGCATTTTAAAGATGCTTACTGCATTGAATACGCAGAACATTTTAAGGCGAGCGGAGAACAACCCATGCAGATCAGGATAAAATTATCCGCCAGGGAACTGGTGCTGAATCAGTCTGCCTACCAAAACCCATGGCCCTTGTAA
- a CDS encoding DUF983 domain-containing protein has protein sequence MEHKRPNYFLSMLTMKCPKCRKGNMYKDQNPFHVRFSKIFNMYDNCPVCRQKFELETGFWFGTGYVSYALSVAFSVFNLIWYALIFGITWRDNSIFIWLGVNGVLLVLIQPWLMRISRVIYLYFFVYYDESTEKLEKPEHHHHH, from the coding sequence ATGGAACATAAGCGCCCGAATTATTTCCTCAGCATGCTAACAATGAAGTGTCCGAAATGCAGAAAAGGAAATATGTATAAAGATCAGAATCCTTTTCATGTGAGGTTTTCAAAGATCTTCAACATGTATGATAACTGCCCGGTATGCCGACAGAAATTTGAGTTGGAAACAGGGTTCTGGTTTGGAACAGGGTATGTGAGCTATGCTTTATCAGTTGCCTTCAGTGTATTTAACCTGATCTGGTATGCGCTCATTTTTGGTATCACGTGGAGAGACAACAGCATTTTTATATGGCTGGGTGTAAACGGCGTATTGCTGGTGCTTATACAACCCTGGCTGATGCGGATTTCGCGGGTTATCTATCTTTATTTCTTTGTGTATTATGATGAAAGTACAGAGAAGCTGGAGAAGCCGGAACACCATCATCATCACTAG
- a CDS encoding peptidoglycan DD-metalloendopeptidase family protein, which translates to MQRISDTVKPQAVEPVFLVCQGALCRCDKAVLPAYLLVTAHRKYYINDTEGTEKLIATDQDKDTRSLNFGSCMATGKPEPCMAQLLWQIDNKEQRLLLSNGAYPLPENAKAICTARGGKISILQHGQLRQPGAAASDHINVRAVPLSFPSLTNEDIKTLRKPRQLRPVIVTQICCGETGSEENSVVYVRPDTAILFEVQSYGNENPYPTAEEQEQVCWAIYQAGVQLYSFGNHGPSLTAVFDNGEYTVEAYGSGSETVSAFVRVYAASNKIAGIDGPAAIHSNSPQSYKARFTMEPTPAETALLRWFLADKNDHLVTTLTGNPIFEYSFPQAGNYTLRLQYGEDAGARVYKIISIQPDKPIRLKTTHTVIRPGDTATFTLILPSEDAAPQIHWQQTDETGHTTDIPAGQGKTGIQLSFALPGKYIVTAATGSRRTEKDQVQIIVCNNAVKAIIRDRKPKSGIPCTFTASELVFPRLNAAESCKLRWILEGPENTNIYGDQTFTHTFGKQGKYTLYAFFYDKTKEGRLTFDITSAAVTSGKWIDSDGNIIRKAGYGQDVCAYFEHTGMEAEPVTLEVYNQQLLRNQLVYTRNIILPATTKVYFHIRLNDEIKKKIAASDLDKQGLLSFKIKPNNTLQVKHPDQSFPLKATNYLLINDIPKIHKAYFTDMQDHKEYFITDTKREIALKVYATNLAEKQLDITLLLARPSHKLQQPLTVYSYTEIYQLTKNDRILESGKYTINTKGELLLKLNLHQLPKENISSAVYALIKMPDFNAVYTRTLIVYREDKVKLREAVKGRATVVVERVPMCTEKEDCRSLVWGSKVTCAFRMKVIEIAKKLKADPNHLMTCMAFETGGSFLPYQLNGYNKKNTPTPEELTDKQLERKAVGLIQFTQVAIRDLNKNKGANITKRKLANMSATEQLDYVYLHLKNHTGKLNTLEDFYMAILNPSLVGKSNEYSVFSRNYDQQHNLTWYEENKGLDTDNNLTVTKKEVSAIIHTKYAAGLNYKNGCDASCPLHPEKGKSTKRDWHHPTDNIQLRGWYTTWSPERSKYGIITSRKSGKHQGLDLYAPVGSNVYACVAGIITTVYLSTSYGNVIVLNGDYNGTNYYFMYAHLKDKGIFKGGDAVDAGTVIGHTGKTGNASNLAINQEHLHFEIRTKEKVAMGFDGRLDPLEIITELNNDKIINPDEKQQNQKNV; encoded by the coding sequence ATGCAACGTATATCCGACACCGTGAAGCCACAGGCCGTGGAACCCGTATTCCTCGTATGCCAGGGAGCACTATGCCGCTGCGACAAAGCCGTACTGCCGGCTTACCTGCTGGTAACGGCTCACCGGAAATATTATATCAATGATACTGAAGGCACCGAAAAACTCATCGCAACAGATCAGGATAAAGATACCAGGTCGCTGAACTTCGGCAGCTGCATGGCAACCGGAAAGCCGGAGCCCTGTATGGCGCAACTGCTGTGGCAGATAGACAACAAGGAACAGCGTCTTCTCCTGAGCAATGGCGCCTATCCCCTTCCGGAGAATGCCAAAGCCATCTGCACCGCACGTGGCGGCAAAATATCCATCCTGCAACATGGACAACTCCGGCAGCCGGGAGCTGCTGCATCGGATCATATAAACGTACGTGCGGTACCGTTATCCTTCCCATCGCTGACAAACGAGGATATTAAAACCTTGCGTAAACCCCGGCAGCTGCGGCCGGTCATCGTTACACAAATATGTTGCGGCGAAACAGGAAGTGAAGAAAATAGTGTGGTATATGTGCGTCCGGATACAGCAATACTTTTTGAAGTACAGTCCTACGGTAACGAAAATCCATATCCTACAGCAGAAGAGCAGGAACAGGTATGTTGGGCCATCTACCAGGCAGGTGTACAGCTTTATAGTTTTGGTAACCATGGTCCTTCGCTGACAGCGGTATTTGATAATGGAGAATATACCGTAGAAGCTTACGGCAGCGGGTCCGAAACTGTAAGCGCCTTTGTGCGTGTATACGCCGCGTCTAATAAAATAGCCGGGATCGATGGGCCCGCGGCCATCCATAGCAACAGCCCGCAATCGTACAAAGCACGTTTTACGATGGAACCAACACCCGCAGAAACGGCACTGCTGCGATGGTTCCTGGCAGATAAGAACGATCACCTTGTCACTACGCTAACCGGTAATCCTATCTTCGAATACTCTTTTCCACAAGCCGGGAATTATACCCTTCGCCTTCAGTATGGAGAAGATGCGGGCGCCAGAGTCTACAAGATTATCAGCATACAACCCGATAAACCCATCCGGCTGAAAACTACGCACACGGTTATACGTCCCGGTGACACGGCAACGTTTACTTTAATACTACCATCCGAAGATGCTGCCCCGCAGATCCACTGGCAACAAACAGACGAAACAGGCCACACCACAGACATTCCCGCAGGGCAGGGCAAAACAGGTATACAACTATCGTTTGCGCTGCCAGGAAAATACATCGTGACTGCTGCTACGGGCAGTCGTCGCACAGAAAAAGACCAAGTACAGATTATCGTATGTAACAATGCTGTAAAAGCCATTATACGCGACAGAAAACCCAAATCAGGCATCCCATGCACCTTCACCGCCAGTGAACTCGTATTCCCCCGGCTCAATGCAGCAGAATCATGCAAGCTACGCTGGATACTGGAAGGCCCCGAAAACACCAACATCTACGGCGACCAAACATTTACACACACCTTCGGAAAGCAAGGGAAGTATACCCTGTATGCCTTCTTCTATGATAAAACCAAAGAAGGCAGGCTCACCTTTGATATAACTTCGGCAGCTGTCACTTCCGGAAAATGGATAGACAGCGACGGCAACATCATCCGCAAAGCCGGATATGGACAGGATGTTTGTGCATACTTTGAGCATACCGGCATGGAAGCGGAACCTGTTACACTGGAAGTATATAATCAGCAACTTCTGCGCAATCAACTGGTATACACCCGCAACATCATATTACCCGCTACCACTAAAGTATATTTCCATATCCGCCTCAATGATGAAATCAAAAAGAAGATAGCCGCAAGCGACCTGGACAAACAAGGATTGCTATCTTTTAAAATCAAGCCCAACAACACCTTGCAGGTGAAACATCCGGATCAGTCGTTCCCATTAAAAGCTACCAACTACCTGCTGATAAACGACATCCCGAAAATTCACAAAGCCTACTTCACCGATATGCAGGATCACAAAGAATATTTTATCACGGATACCAAACGCGAAATCGCGCTGAAGGTATATGCCACAAACCTTGCAGAGAAGCAACTGGACATCACCCTGCTCCTGGCGCGACCATCCCATAAACTACAGCAGCCACTGACAGTATATTCCTACACCGAAATATATCAACTGACAAAAAACGATAGGATACTCGAATCCGGTAAATATACCATCAACACAAAAGGAGAACTGCTACTGAAATTAAACCTCCATCAACTGCCCAAAGAAAATATCAGCAGCGCAGTATATGCCCTGATAAAAATGCCGGATTTCAACGCAGTATATACACGCACCCTCATTGTGTACAGGGAAGATAAAGTAAAACTAAGAGAGGCCGTGAAAGGCAGGGCCACCGTGGTTGTAGAACGCGTGCCCATGTGTACGGAGAAAGAAGACTGTCGCTCATTGGTATGGGGAAGTAAAGTAACCTGCGCATTCAGAATGAAAGTGATTGAAATTGCAAAAAAACTCAAAGCCGATCCCAATCACCTGATGACATGCATGGCCTTTGAAACCGGTGGGTCGTTTCTGCCCTATCAACTGAACGGCTATAATAAAAAAAATACACCAACGCCCGAGGAGCTCACTGATAAGCAGCTTGAGAGAAAAGCGGTAGGATTGATTCAGTTTACCCAAGTGGCAATACGGGATCTTAACAAAAATAAAGGCGCAAACATTACGAAAAGAAAGTTAGCGAATATGTCCGCTACCGAACAACTGGACTATGTCTATCTCCACCTGAAAAATCATACCGGGAAACTTAATACACTGGAAGACTTTTACATGGCTATTCTAAACCCGTCATTGGTAGGAAAGAGTAATGAATACAGTGTATTTAGCCGTAATTATGACCAGCAGCATAATCTAACATGGTATGAAGAAAACAAGGGGTTAGATACAGATAATAATCTTACTGTTACCAAAAAAGAAGTAAGTGCAATAATACATACGAAATACGCCGCCGGTCTTAACTATAAAAACGGTTGTGATGCAAGCTGTCCATTGCATCCTGAGAAAGGCAAATCAACAAAGCGCGACTGGCATCATCCCACCGATAATATACAATTGAGAGGCTGGTATACAACCTGGTCACCGGAGCGAAGTAAATACGGAATAATAACGTCCAGGAAAAGTGGGAAACACCAGGGGCTGGATCTCTATGCGCCTGTAGGTTCTAATGTCTATGCATGTGTAGCAGGCATTATTACAACAGTGTATCTGTCCACCTCTTATGGAAATGTAATTGTTCTGAACGGCGATTATAATGGAACAAATTACTACTTCATGTATGCGCACTTAAAAGACAAAGGCATTTTCAAGGGTGGCGATGCAGTAGATGCCGGTACAGTGATTGGGCATACCGGTAAAACCGGGAATGCTTCAAACCTCGCTATCAATCAGGAACACCTGCATTTTGAAATAAGAACCAAAGAAAAAGTAGCGATGGGTTTTGACGGACGCCTGGATCCATTGGAAATTATAACAGAACTCAATAATGATAAAATTATTAATCCAGATGAAAAACAACAAAATCAGAAAAATGTATAA